A stretch of Candidatus Sphingomonas phytovorans DNA encodes these proteins:
- a CDS encoding L-serine ammonia-lyase, with protein sequence MTSTLVTSTLPDPRHRPISIAEMFTIGIGPSSSHTVGPMRAAADFARTILALPERATRVGCALYGSLALTGIGHGTDVAVLLGLAGWEPETVDPEAATAMVAGFRAENALSLGQGGGDGGYRIELEGQGGIDFHPERFEPEHPNALDLTAWFPDGTSHVQRYYSVGGGTIRRGGERPELGNVAVRHPFTSGNELLAAAALERISISELVRRNDTAWRTAAETDALLDGVADAMRGCIDRGMLKDGILPGGLSVRRRAKGLHEALISRSERGAPSHTIQWVSLWALAVNEENAAGGRVVTAPTNGAAGIIPAVIRYYETFEGPATREGVRIFLSTAAAIGMLYKTRASISAAEMGCQGEVGVACSMAAAGLAAVLGATNAQIENAAEIGIEHNLGLTCDPIGGLVQVPCIERNAMGAVKAINAAYLALDGDGTHIVSLDQAIETMRQTGEDMRSKYKETSLGGLAVNVVEC encoded by the coding sequence GTGACGTCAACTCTCGTGACCTCGACTCTTCCGGACCCGCGCCATCGTCCGATCAGCATCGCCGAGATGTTCACTATCGGCATTGGCCCGTCCAGTTCCCATACGGTCGGCCCGATGCGCGCGGCGGCGGATTTCGCGCGGACGATTCTCGCTTTGCCCGAACGTGCGACCAGGGTTGGTTGCGCCCTGTACGGTTCGCTTGCCCTGACCGGCATCGGCCATGGCACCGATGTGGCGGTCCTGCTTGGGCTTGCTGGCTGGGAGCCTGAAACCGTCGATCCCGAAGCCGCCACGGCGATGGTCGCCGGGTTCCGCGCGGAGAACGCCCTGTCGCTTGGGCAAGGTGGTGGCGATGGCGGATACCGGATCGAGCTGGAGGGGCAGGGAGGAATCGATTTTCATCCCGAGCGTTTCGAGCCGGAGCACCCCAATGCCCTCGATCTGACTGCCTGGTTCCCGGACGGAACAAGTCACGTCCAGCGCTACTACTCGGTCGGCGGCGGAACGATCCGGCGCGGCGGGGAGCGGCCCGAACTGGGCAATGTCGCGGTGCGCCATCCCTTCACCTCGGGCAACGAGCTCCTGGCCGCGGCTGCGCTCGAGCGGATATCGATCAGCGAGCTGGTGCGCCGCAACGACACCGCATGGCGCACCGCCGCCGAGACTGATGCGCTACTCGACGGCGTCGCCGATGCGATGCGCGGTTGCATCGATCGGGGGATGCTGAAGGACGGTATCCTGCCCGGCGGCCTCAGCGTCCGTCGCCGCGCGAAGGGGCTGCATGAAGCGCTGATTTCCCGGTCGGAACGCGGTGCGCCGTCGCACACGATCCAGTGGGTCAGCCTCTGGGCGCTCGCGGTGAATGAGGAGAATGCAGCGGGTGGCCGCGTGGTCACCGCGCCGACCAACGGCGCCGCCGGGATCATCCCCGCGGTGATCCGCTATTACGAGACCTTCGAGGGGCCGGCGACGCGTGAGGGCGTCAGGATCTTCCTGTCGACCGCGGCGGCGATCGGCATGCTCTACAAGACGCGCGCGTCGATCTCGGCGGCCGAGATGGGGTGCCAGGGCGAAGTCGGCGTCGCCTGCTCGATGGCCGCCGCCGGTCTCGCGGCGGTGCTCGGCGCGACCAATGCGCAGATCGAAAATGCGGCTGAAATCGGGATCGAGCATAATCTGGGGCTCACCTGCGATCCGATCGGCGGGCTCGTCCAGGTTCCCTGCATCGAACGCAACGCAATGGGCGCGGTGAAGGCGATCAACGCCGCCTATCTCGCGCTCGACGGTGATGGCACGCATATCGTCAGCCTCGACCAGGCGATCGAGACGATGCGTCAGACCGGCGAGGACATGCGCTCCAAATACAAGGAAACCAGCCTGGGCGGCCTCGCCGTGAACGTGGTCGAATGCTGA
- a CDS encoding efflux transporter outer membrane subunit — MRLTALALATTALLAGCAIPASRPEVVPIADSALGLSGGADSTTPVIADGWWRSFGDPQLDRLVADAQAGNPSLEAALARVRQASAILSSQRAENGPNAVFDGQAQVARLSGQYQIPPPFAGTTRFIGQAQASLDWNLDLFGRQKAVIAGARASTRAAALDVTAARLALVGSVVQTYIELARAERLAALAGRTIATREGSLRLVQARIRNKLASDLDAQAAHTLLAQAQQALVRATAQRVLAANALAALAGRGLDYPATIAPATLQLDAALPLPATIPADLLARRADVAASLARIDAASQGRLAARRAFYPDVNLSALAGLQAIGVGNFFNADAGTAGAGAAIHLPIFDNGRLKAGLEGATAGVDLAIADYNGKVVGAVHEAADALARIRSSAEDRARQAEVVRGLSETGRLNTIRVSSGLESRLGLVDNDVRLLDAQQADANLAADAASQRVALVLALGGGFDPKDVK; from the coding sequence ATGCGCCTGACCGCTCTCGCTCTCGCCACCACTGCCTTGCTTGCCGGCTGTGCCATCCCGGCGTCGCGGCCCGAGGTCGTGCCGATTGCGGATTCAGCGCTTGGCCTGTCCGGCGGCGCTGATTCCACTACCCCGGTGATCGCGGACGGCTGGTGGCGCTCGTTTGGCGATCCCCAGCTCGATCGGCTGGTCGCCGATGCGCAGGCGGGCAATCCCTCGCTTGAGGCGGCGCTTGCCCGCGTGCGCCAGGCAAGTGCGATCCTGTCGAGCCAGCGTGCGGAAAACGGGCCCAACGCGGTATTCGACGGCCAGGCGCAAGTCGCACGCCTGAGCGGTCAATATCAGATCCCGCCGCCCTTTGCCGGCACCACGCGCTTCATCGGCCAGGCCCAGGCAAGCCTTGACTGGAATCTCGACCTGTTCGGGCGGCAAAAGGCGGTGATCGCGGGTGCCCGTGCCTCGACCCGTGCCGCCGCGCTCGATGTGACCGCGGCGCGGCTCGCGCTCGTCGGGTCAGTCGTGCAGACCTATATCGAGCTGGCGCGCGCGGAGCGGCTGGCGGCGCTCGCCGGGCGGACGATCGCGACACGCGAAGGGTCGCTGCGGCTGGTACAGGCCCGCATCCGCAACAAGTTGGCGAGCGATCTCGACGCACAGGCTGCCCACACCTTGCTTGCGCAGGCGCAACAGGCGCTGGTGCGCGCAACGGCGCAGCGGGTCCTGGCGGCGAACGCGCTGGCGGCATTGGCCGGGCGCGGCCTTGATTATCCCGCAACCATCGCGCCCGCGACCTTGCAGCTTGATGCCGCCTTGCCATTGCCGGCGACCATCCCGGCGGATCTGCTGGCGCGACGGGCTGACGTCGCTGCGTCGCTGGCGCGTATCGATGCGGCGTCGCAGGGACGGCTCGCTGCCCGGCGTGCCTTCTATCCGGACGTGAACCTCTCGGCACTGGCCGGACTGCAGGCGATCGGGGTCGGCAATTTCTTCAACGCCGATGCCGGCACTGCCGGTGCCGGCGCTGCGATCCACCTCCCGATCTTCGACAATGGCCGGCTCAAGGCGGGTCTTGAGGGCGCGACCGCCGGGGTCGATCTCGCCATTGCCGATTACAATGGGAAGGTCGTTGGCGCGGTACACGAAGCTGCCGATGCGCTCGCCCGCATCAGGAGTTCGGCGGAAGATCGCGCCCGTCAGGCAGAGGTCGTGCGGGGTCTTTCCGAAACAGGAAGGCTCAACACGATCCGCGTGTCGAGCGGGCTCGAATCCCGCCTGGGCCTTGTCGACAATGACGTGCGGCTGCTCGACGCGCAGCAGGCCGATGCCAATCTCGCGGCCGACGCCGCCAGCCAGCGCGTCGCGCTGGTCCTGGCGCTGGGCGGCGGTTTCGATCCGAAGGACGTGAAATGA
- a CDS encoding efflux RND transporter periplasmic adaptor subunit — translation MEKIEATEAQAAPAQDTPPAAPVRGNPGARRRGLSILAVIVLIAAIVWAVFHFLLAAPEQETDDAYVAGDVVAITARDPGTILAIHADNTQTVRAGQPLLDLDPATVDVGLAAAEAELARAVRATRSDFSKLNETGAAVVQAQAELARAQNDLARRRGAAAEGAVSGEELSHAADAVKVASANLALARSQQAQSRTGVQGTTVSTNPAVLAAIAAYRRAAIVRSHMHITAPIDGVVAQRTVQLGQQVAAGTPLMAVVPLDRVWVDANFRETQLKDIRIGQRATVTADMYGSGIVYHGHVIGLGAGSGNAFALLPPQNASGNWIKVVQRLPVRIAIDSADLQRNPLRVGLSVNATVDTADTSGARVGAPARQAYRDGTSDGGDPKVEARIAQIIAANR, via the coding sequence ATGGAAAAGATCGAGGCGACCGAGGCGCAGGCCGCTCCCGCGCAGGACACGCCCCCCGCCGCGCCCGTGCGCGGAAATCCGGGCGCGCGGCGGCGGGGGCTGAGCATCCTTGCGGTGATCGTCCTCATCGCGGCGATCGTGTGGGCGGTGTTCCACTTCCTCCTCGCCGCACCGGAGCAGGAGACCGACGACGCCTATGTCGCCGGCGACGTCGTGGCGATCACGGCGCGCGATCCGGGCACGATCCTCGCGATTCATGCCGACAACACCCAGACGGTACGCGCCGGCCAGCCCCTGCTTGATCTCGATCCCGCCACGGTTGATGTCGGGCTCGCCGCGGCCGAGGCGGAACTGGCACGGGCGGTCCGCGCGACCCGGTCCGATTTCTCCAAGCTCAACGAGACCGGTGCGGCAGTGGTTCAGGCCCAGGCCGAACTTGCGCGTGCACAGAACGACCTTGCGCGGCGGCGCGGCGCTGCGGCCGAAGGCGCCGTTTCGGGCGAGGAGCTTAGCCATGCCGCCGACGCGGTGAAGGTCGCCTCGGCGAACCTGGCGCTCGCGCGCAGCCAGCAGGCCCAGTCGCGCACCGGGGTGCAGGGCACGACCGTCTCGACCAATCCAGCCGTGCTCGCCGCGATCGCCGCCTATCGCCGCGCGGCGATCGTGCGCAGCCATATGCACATCACCGCGCCGATCGACGGCGTGGTCGCCCAGCGCACGGTCCAGCTCGGCCAACAGGTTGCTGCTGGCACGCCGCTGATGGCGGTCGTCCCGCTCGACCGGGTGTGGGTCGACGCCAATTTCCGCGAGACCCAGCTCAAGGATATCCGCATCGGCCAGCGTGCGACGGTGACGGCTGACATGTATGGCAGCGGCATCGTCTATCACGGTCATGTCATCGGCCTTGGCGCCGGGAGCGGCAACGCCTTCGCACTGCTCCCGCCGCAGAATGCCAGCGGAAACTGGATCAAGGTGGTCCAGCGCCTCCCGGTGCGGATCGCGATCGACAGCGCCGACCTGCAACGCAACCCGCTCCGCGTGGGCCTGTCGGTCAACGCGACGGTCGATACCGCCGATACGTCCGGTGCCCGGGTCGGTGCGCCCGCGCGGCAGGCCTATCGTGATGGCACGTCCGACGGCGGCGATCCGAAGGTGGAAGCGCGCATCGCGCAGATCATCGCGGCGAACCGCTGA
- the pal gene encoding peptidoglycan-associated lipoprotein Pal, which produces MNKLVLTAVIGAAMLTGCASKRLPVDGNSYAPGAGETPVAENTLASLQADLAASAGSDRVLFGYDSFTLTQEARQTLVRQAEWLRRHPDVAFSIEGHCDERGTRDYNLALGDRRARAAAALLAAEGISPMRIRTISYGKERPEALGSDETSYAANRRAVSIVIGNNGG; this is translated from the coding sequence ATGAACAAACTGGTCCTGACCGCCGTGATCGGCGCCGCGATGCTGACGGGTTGCGCGAGCAAGCGCCTGCCGGTCGATGGCAACAGCTATGCGCCCGGCGCGGGCGAGACCCCCGTCGCGGAGAATACGCTGGCAAGCCTGCAGGCCGATCTCGCCGCGTCGGCCGGCAGCGACCGCGTATTGTTCGGCTATGATTCCTTCACTCTCACCCAGGAAGCGCGCCAGACGCTGGTTCGCCAGGCCGAGTGGCTGCGCCGGCACCCCGACGTCGCCTTCTCCATCGAAGGCCATTGCGACGAACGCGGCACGCGTGACTACAATCTCGCGCTGGGCGATCGTCGCGCCCGGGCCGCGGCTGCCCTCCTCGCCGCCGAAGGCATCTCGCCGATGCGGATCAGGACCATCTCCTACGGCAAGGAACGCCCCGAGGCGCTCGGTTCCGACGAGACGTCCTACGCCGCCAACCGGCGCGCCGTGTCGATCGTGATCGGGAACAATGGCGGCTGA
- a CDS encoding SapC family protein: MPSRRETGAAGKGRGDWMSNVVPLDTVAHRDLRVDGTASRQLGDGVKLVSVVLREFALLALDYPILFGKQSDTGAFFCAAMLGFDEEENLFLRPGGGMDGYRPLNMERIPFFATETGLAIDLDSPRVGGPGGERLFDDAGEPSPYLQRIISIFRELRPGMEETRAFIRTMLDLKLVEPVDISVSFDDGVRRSVEGAYTINRDALANLDDARVVDLFRRGYLHAASLMIGSLNQVTSLARRRNERLTAPIPVGALQG; the protein is encoded by the coding sequence ATGCCAAGCCGGCGAGAGACCGGCGCGGCCGGGAAGGGACGGGGTGACTGGATGAGCAATGTCGTACCACTGGATACGGTCGCGCACCGAGACCTGCGCGTCGACGGCACGGCGTCGCGGCAGCTGGGAGACGGCGTCAAGCTGGTGTCAGTCGTGCTGCGCGAATTCGCCCTGCTCGCGCTCGACTATCCGATCCTGTTCGGCAAGCAATCCGATACCGGCGCCTTCTTCTGCGCGGCGATGCTCGGCTTCGATGAGGAGGAGAATCTGTTCCTCAGGCCGGGCGGGGGAATGGACGGCTATCGGCCGCTGAATATGGAACGGATCCCCTTCTTCGCGACTGAAACCGGCCTCGCGATCGATCTCGACAGCCCCAGAGTGGGAGGTCCCGGCGGGGAGCGGCTGTTCGACGACGCGGGAGAACCGTCGCCCTATCTGCAGCGTATCATTTCCATCTTTCGCGAACTGCGCCCCGGCATGGAAGAGACGCGCGCGTTCATCCGGACGATGCTCGACCTGAAGCTGGTCGAGCCAGTCGATATCTCGGTGAGCTTCGACGACGGCGTCCGGCGCAGCGTTGAGGGTGCCTACACCATCAATCGCGACGCGCTGGCTAACCTCGACGATGCGCGGGTGGTCGACCTGTTTCGGCGCGGTTATCTGCATGCGGCGTCGCTGATGATCGGGTCGCTGAACCAGGTCACCTCGCTGGCGCGTCGTCGCAACGAGCGGCTGACCGCGCCGATCCCGGTCGGCGCCTTGCAGGGCTGA
- a CDS encoding MliC family protein, protein MAADLFRCPHPRIAPALIGLLTCLATGACAPHDKSAVTTDERRYDCDSGSSFSAQFSNGQVRIDTGERRYDLVRRPASQGVRYGSDHVAFAQDEDRAVLIGAAGGPYKGCSEVGFRLSDQGLTSPA, encoded by the coding sequence ATGGCGGCTGATCTGTTTCGCTGCCCCCATCCGCGTATCGCGCCGGCACTGATCGGGCTGTTGACCTGCCTGGCGACCGGCGCGTGCGCACCCCATGACAAAAGCGCCGTGACCACCGACGAGCGGCGATATGACTGCGATTCAGGCAGTTCCTTCTCCGCCCAATTCTCGAACGGGCAGGTGCGGATCGACACGGGCGAACGCCGCTACGATCTGGTACGGCGCCCGGCATCGCAGGGCGTCCGCTACGGTTCCGACCATGTCGCCTTTGCCCAGGACGAAGACCGTGCCGTCCTGATCGGCGCCGCTGGCGGCCCTTATAAGGGGTGTAGCGAAGTGGGCTTTCGCCTGAGCGACCAGGGCCTGACCAGTCCAGCTTGA
- a CDS encoding DHA2 family efflux MFS transporter permease subunit gives MASAAPAPLRGGALALTAFALALGTFMQVLDSTIANVSLPTIAGNLGVSSDNSTWIVTAFAVANGVAVPLTGWLMGRFGVVKTFSVSVLLFTLASFLCGIAWDLPSLIGFRILQGAVSGPMIPGSQALLIAIFPSDKRSTALGIWSITTLVAPIMGPILGGYISDNYHWSWIFLINVPVGLFCAAVCWRSLRTRETPTRKLPIDQVGLILLVLWVGSLQMMLDLGKNDDWFNSTRIVVMAVIAAIGFVAWVIWELTDANPTVDLTLFKSRNFLFGSIAFCLGYAVFFANTLILPLWLQTQLGYTATWAGLVAAPSGAVAVILTPFIARASGKVDARILASIAFIAFGISYYMRSGYTTGASAWDFMLPMLVQGVAMSTFFLAMVTISLDGIPPERIPSATGISNFARITAGSFAASIITTAWDRREALHQSHLSEAVGTGSPLQAARSALGHLGLTDLQAAGAISRQMVGQAYLLASTDLFRVSAWLCAILVGIVWLTRRPQPPKGPIAAD, from the coding sequence ATGGCCAGCGCCGCCCCGGCGCCGCTCCGGGGCGGCGCGCTAGCTCTTACCGCGTTCGCGCTGGCACTCGGCACCTTCATGCAGGTGCTCGACTCGACCATTGCCAATGTCTCCTTGCCGACGATCGCTGGCAACCTTGGCGTCAGCAGCGACAATTCGACCTGGATCGTCACTGCCTTTGCGGTGGCCAACGGCGTGGCGGTGCCGCTGACCGGCTGGCTGATGGGCCGTTTCGGCGTCGTGAAGACCTTCAGCGTTTCAGTGCTGCTGTTCACGCTCGCGTCGTTCCTGTGCGGTATCGCCTGGGACCTGCCGTCGCTGATCGGCTTCCGCATCCTGCAGGGTGCGGTGTCCGGTCCGATGATCCCGGGCAGCCAGGCGCTGCTGATCGCGATCTTCCCCTCGGACAAACGGTCCACCGCGCTCGGCATCTGGTCGATCACAACGCTGGTCGCGCCGATCATGGGGCCGATCCTCGGCGGCTATATCTCCGACAATTATCACTGGAGCTGGATCTTCCTGATCAACGTGCCGGTCGGTCTGTTCTGCGCCGCGGTCTGCTGGCGGAGCCTGCGCACCCGCGAGACGCCGACGCGCAAGCTGCCGATCGATCAGGTCGGGCTGATCCTGCTCGTGCTGTGGGTCGGGTCGCTTCAGATGATGCTCGATCTCGGCAAGAACGACGACTGGTTCAACTCGACGCGGATCGTGGTGATGGCGGTGATCGCCGCGATCGGTTTCGTCGCCTGGGTCATCTGGGAACTGACCGACGCCAACCCGACCGTCGACCTGACCCTGTTCAAGAGCCGTAATTTCCTGTTCGGGTCGATCGCCTTCTGCCTCGGCTATGCGGTGTTCTTCGCCAACACGCTGATCCTGCCGCTGTGGCTCCAGACCCAGCTTGGATATACCGCCACCTGGGCCGGCCTGGTCGCTGCGCCAAGTGGTGCGGTGGCGGTCATCCTGACGCCGTTCATCGCGCGCGCCTCCGGCAAGGTCGACGCGCGCATCCTCGCGTCGATCGCGTTCATTGCGTTCGGCATCTCCTATTACATGCGGTCGGGCTACACGACGGGCGCCAGCGCGTGGGATTTCATGCTGCCGATGCTTGTTCAGGGCGTGGCGATGAGCACCTTCTTCCTGGCGATGGTGACCATCTCGCTTGACGGCATTCCGCCGGAACGCATCCCCTCGGCGACGGGCATATCCAACTTTGCGCGCATCACCGCGGGCAGTTTCGCCGCGTCGATCATCACCACCGCATGGGACAGGCGCGAGGCACTGCACCAGAGCCATCTTTCCGAAGCGGTAGGGACCGGATCGCCGCTGCAGGCGGCGCGCTCGGCGCTTGGGCACCTTGGCCTGACCGACCTGCAGGCGGCGGGGGCGATCTCCCGGCAGATGGTGGGGCAGGCCTATCTGCTCGCCTCGACCGATCTGTTCCGCGTCTCGGCCTGGCTCTGCGCGATCCTGGTCGGCATTGTGTGGCTGACCCGTCGCCCGCAGCCTCCCAAGGGGCCGATCGCCGCTGACTGA
- a CDS encoding cupin-like domain-containing protein has product MPDVAEYPAERVADPLTFREEIVGQCRPVVLRGLVRDWPAIAAARESPAAFARYLAPFDAGRELEAFFGAPRIAGKYYYDEALQGFNFERRRMRFREALEAILAGLDHADAGSIYAGSLAAEDYLPGLAGQNPLPMLPGVRPRIWIGHASNVSAHYDTMDNLACVAAGRRRFTLYDPRLIDSLYVGPIDHTMAGQPVSLAAAAAPGDARYPRFAAVRDQALVAELEPGDALYLPKLWWHQVESTAPFNVLVNYWWDAFNAGPDAPHTTLLLAMIAIAERPPGERAAWKALFDHYVFRENGHPLAHLPPERHGILGPLRDNYGRIRAYVMQMLRGG; this is encoded by the coding sequence ATGCCCGACGTCGCGGAATATCCGGCCGAACGCGTCGCCGATCCGCTTACGTTCCGGGAGGAGATTGTCGGGCAGTGCCGCCCGGTCGTCTTGCGCGGCCTGGTGCGCGACTGGCCGGCAATCGCCGCCGCGCGCGAATCCCCTGCTGCGTTCGCGCGGTACCTGGCGCCTTTCGACGCGGGCCGTGAGCTTGAGGCCTTTTTTGGGGCGCCACGCATCGCCGGCAAATATTATTATGACGAGGCGCTTCAGGGTTTCAATTTCGAACGGCGCCGGATGCGTTTCCGGGAGGCGCTCGAGGCGATCCTCGCCGGTCTCGATCATGCCGATGCCGGGAGCATCTATGCCGGTTCGCTGGCGGCGGAGGATTATCTGCCCGGGCTTGCCGGACAGAACCCGCTGCCCATGTTGCCGGGCGTTCGACCGCGCATCTGGATCGGGCATGCCTCCAACGTCTCGGCGCATTATGATACGATGGACAATCTCGCCTGCGTCGCCGCCGGTCGCCGGCGGTTCACGCTGTATGATCCCCGTCTGATCGACAGCCTCTATGTCGGTCCGATCGACCATACCATGGCCGGTCAGCCGGTCAGCCTCGCCGCGGCAGCGGCGCCCGGCGATGCCCGCTATCCGCGTTTCGCGGCAGTGCGCGATCAGGCGCTGGTCGCCGAGCTCGAGCCCGGCGACGCGCTCTATCTTCCCAAGCTCTGGTGGCACCAGGTCGAATCGACCGCGCCCTTCAACGTGCTCGTCAACTATTGGTGGGACGCATTCAACGCGGGTCCTGACGCTCCTCATACGACGCTGCTGCTCGCGATGATCGCCATCGCCGAGCGGCCGCCGGGGGAACGCGCCGCCTGGAAAGCGCTGTTCGACCATTATGTCTTTCGAGAGAACGGCCATCCGCTTGCCCATCTGCCACCCGAAAGGCACGGGATATTGGGCCCGCTGCGCGACAATTACGGCCGGATCCGCGCCTATGTCATGCAGATGCTGCGCGGCGGCTGA
- a CDS encoding ATP-binding protein produces MTDGRTSLFDTMRGVKLHLSPRQFLLTIFLVVLSATGSFAASQVSEVAAALVFVLGITVAGALCGLASALIAALVGFLIYNFYLTEPVLTFRLATGSDAAPLVVFNLCALVSGVLAGRLKDHAEAARVSNLQLNSLLELSRALQSALRLQDVVATVGKAAQDILGARVSLFRAEGTDLVSLDQIPHDTRWRAFAATVLSSPTPMLRDGGLLGRRLERGTEAPIAMVVEPFRPRGIEPAFVNALGNMVALALERAALSEQMTERNASARAEELKSALLASVSHDFRTPLAAISASASSLITYGEKLDPETSMRLLRGIVDEGERLNRYTANLLEMSRLETGGGPAPLQVLSVSEMVAAAVQRVRSRAGARAIMMRDRESDLLIAANPALFELVLINILDNAITYSDDGTRIRIEIARADGLCRIAITDEGYGIPEQDAKRVFDRFYRVARSEASPRGSGLGLAIAKGFVEALGGTIGATVPGIEGRGTLITICLPLAEGTRAP; encoded by the coding sequence ATGACGGATGGCCGCACCTCGTTGTTCGACACCATGCGCGGGGTGAAACTGCATCTGAGTCCCCGGCAGTTCCTGCTGACGATCTTCCTGGTCGTCCTGTCAGCCACTGGTTCCTTCGCTGCCTCCCAGGTCAGCGAGGTCGCGGCGGCGCTCGTCTTCGTGCTCGGGATCACGGTGGCGGGCGCGCTGTGCGGCCTTGCCTCGGCCCTGATCGCCGCGCTCGTCGGCTTCCTGATCTACAATTTCTACCTGACCGAGCCGGTGCTCACCTTCCGGCTTGCGACGGGCAGCGACGCCGCGCCACTGGTCGTCTTCAATCTCTGCGCGCTCGTGTCCGGGGTGCTTGCCGGGCGGCTCAAGGACCATGCGGAGGCTGCGCGCGTCAGCAACCTGCAGCTCAACAGCCTGCTCGAGCTGAGCCGGGCGCTGCAATCCGCGCTTCGCTTGCAGGATGTCGTCGCAACGGTCGGCAAGGCCGCGCAGGACATTCTCGGGGCGCGCGTGTCGCTTTTCCGTGCCGAGGGAACCGATCTGGTCTCGCTCGACCAGATCCCGCACGATACGCGATGGCGCGCATTCGCCGCGACGGTGCTGTCCAGTCCGACGCCGATGCTTCGGGATGGGGGTCTGCTCGGTCGCCGCCTGGAACGCGGAACCGAGGCACCGATCGCGATGGTCGTCGAACCCTTTCGCCCTCGCGGCATCGAACCCGCCTTCGTCAATGCACTCGGCAATATGGTCGCGCTCGCGCTCGAACGCGCGGCACTCTCCGAACAGATGACCGAACGGAACGCTTCGGCACGCGCGGAGGAATTGAAGAGCGCGCTGCTCGCGTCCGTCAGCCATGATTTCCGTACGCCGCTCGCGGCGATCAGTGCGTCGGCGTCGAGCCTGATTACCTATGGCGAAAAACTCGATCCCGAGACCTCGATGCGCCTGTTGCGGGGCATCGTCGACGAAGGCGAGCGGCTCAACCGCTATACCGCGAACCTGCTCGAGATGAGCCGGCTTGAAACGGGTGGCGGCCCTGCGCCGCTGCAGGTCCTCAGCGTTTCCGAGATGGTCGCTGCGGCCGTTCAGCGCGTACGGTCGCGGGCGGGCGCGCGCGCGATCATGATGCGCGATCGCGAATCCGATCTGTTGATCGCGGCGAACCCGGCCTTGTTCGAACTCGTCCTGATCAACATCCTCGACAACGCGATCACCTATAGCGACGACGGCACCCGCATCCGGATCGAGATAGCCCGCGCCGACGGCCTTTGCCGCATCGCCATCACCGACGAAGGCTATGGCATTCCCGAACAGGATGCGAAGCGTGTGTTCGATCGCTTCTACCGCGTCGCGCGAAGCGAAGCCTCCCCGCGCGGCAGCGGGCTCGGGCTCGCGATCGCCAAGGGTTTTGTCGAGGCGCTCGGCGGGACCATCGGGGCGACCGTTCCGGGCATCGAGGGCCGCGGCACTCTCATCACCATCTGCCTGCCGCTTGCCGAAGGAACCCGGGCGCCATGA
- a CDS encoding MarR family winged helix-turn-helix transcriptional regulator, which produces MPVYTREEFNPDVSVGYLTKRIYQSALVGLEPIFVEEGISHLQWSALVSIWYDRGPNCRALAHDLGHDKGATTRLVDTLEERGFVARDRDADDRRVVNLVLTDKGRDIAERCMHGVVDRWNGWLDGWSTEDAGQFINHLQRLRTSLEASVGDDSCA; this is translated from the coding sequence GTGCCGGTGTATACCCGCGAGGAGTTCAATCCCGATGTCTCGGTCGGTTACCTGACCAAGCGCATCTACCAGTCTGCGCTGGTCGGGCTTGAGCCGATCTTCGTGGAAGAAGGCATCTCCCATCTGCAATGGTCGGCGCTCGTGTCGATCTGGTATGATCGCGGTCCGAACTGCCGCGCGCTCGCGCATGACCTGGGCCATGACAAGGGCGCCACGACTCGCCTGGTCGATACGCTCGAGGAGCGGGGCTTCGTGGCACGCGATCGCGACGCGGACGACCGGCGCGTGGTCAATCTCGTCCTGACCGACAAGGGGCGGGATATCGCCGAGCGGTGCATGCATGGGGTGGTCGACCGGTGGAACGGCTGGCTCGACGGCTGGTCGACCGAGGACGCGGGACAGTTCATCAACCATCTGCAGCGGTTGCGAACCTCGCTCGAGGCCAGCGTCGGAGACGATTCATGCGCCTGA